The Oryzias latipes chromosome 16, ASM223467v1 genome includes a region encoding these proteins:
- the LOC101159530 gene encoding urotensin-2 receptor-like, producing MDFLGSLPPPPPYTFTVMPNLSVPSSSPSISPSPSLASTALFCSFLSLLSLLGITGNLYTLGLLLRRSTSRRRRGGGTACCFGRLPVPSCLANSASPTSSPTSSPSSSLHLQVLSLALADLLYLFTAPFIVYDSLASGWAFGELGCRLILSLDLLTMHASIFTLTAMSLDRYRAVAHPLQTSSSSSSSLLRVGLAWGLAVALSMPMMITLHLENGENHEGQLCVPAWDEQSSKAYLSVLFCTSILGPGLAIGALYATLGRLYWVSQTRPAWASGNNTGCPPRAPKPKVLLLILGIVLAFWACFLPFWIWQLLPLYKPDMLRTVPVGTQVTVNRILTGLTYGNSCVNPFFYTLLTGKRKRARQVLTSANQLCRKSSPLQ from the coding sequence ATGGATTTCTTGGGTTCTttacctcctccacctccttacACCTTCACTGTAATGCCCAATCTTTCagttccttcctcctctccctccatcTCTCCATCACCCAGCTTGGCCTCCACAGCTCTCTTTTGCTCTTTTCTGTCACTTCTGTCCCTGCTGGGCATCACAGGAAACCTTTACACTTTAGGTCTCCTGTTGAGGCGCAGCACCAGTAGGAGGAGACGCGGAGGAGGGACAGCCTGCTGCTTTGGAAGACTCCCCGTACCATCCTGCCTCGCCAACTCCGCATCCCCCACATCTTCCCCaacctcctccccctcctcttctCTTCATCTCCAGGTACTGAGCCTTGCCCTTGCAGATTTACTCTACCTTTTCACCGCACCCTTCATCGTTTACGACAGCCTAGCCTCCGGATGGGCCTTTGGGGAACTTGGTTGCCGCCTCATCCTGAGCCTGGacctcctcaccatgcatgccTCTATATTCACCCTGACCGCCATGAGTCTGGATCGGTACAGGGCTGTGGCCCATCCTCTAcagacctcctcctccagctcctccagttTGCTGCGTGTTGGTTTAGCATGGGGGCTAGCAGTGGCTCTTAGCATGCCAATGATGATCACCCTGCACTTAGAGAACGGGGAAAACCACGAGGGCCAGCTCTGCGTCCCGGCCTGGGATGAGCAGAGCTCCAAGGCCTACCTGAGTGTTCTGTTTTGTACCAGCATTCTCGGCCCTGGCCTTGCTATTGGAGCACTTTATGCCACTCTGGGGCGCCTTTACTGGGTATCACAGACACGGCCAGCATGGGCCAGTGGGAACAACACAGGTTGTCCGCCCCGAGCACCCAAACCAAAAGTCCTGCTCCTCATCCTCGGCATCGTCCTGGCCTTTTGGGCCTGCTTCCTCCCTTTCTGGATCTGGCAACTGCTACCCCTCTACAAGCCAGACATGCTGCGGACAGTACCGGTGGGGACGCAGGTGACAGTCAATCGCATCCTAACAGGGCTGACCTACGGGAACTCCTGTGTCAATCCGTTCTTCTACACGCTGCTGACTGGAAAACGAAAACGCGCCCGGCAAGTTCTCACATCAGCCAATCAGCTCTGCCGCAAGAGCAGCCCACTGCAGTAG